One Erysipelothrix amsterdamensis DNA window includes the following coding sequences:
- a CDS encoding acetyl-CoA C-acetyltransferase, with amino-acid sequence MRDVVIVSAARTAIGKFGGSFLKTSAVELGTAVIKEAIHRAKISPEDVEYVVMGNVIQTGLGQNPARQASVFSGIPYSTPAMTINEMCGSGMKSIHLGMQSIMLGEKDVVVVGGFENMSQAPHIIKNGRFGSKFQNLETEDTIQKDGFVDAFTNELMGVTAETVAEQFNISREDQDAFALESQVRATRALEAGLFKDEIVPVNNGRDLIDTDEFIRTNSTLEGLQRLKPSFKLDGTVTAGNASGVNDGAAALVLMSREKAEAMNLDIIATIKGFSEVGVDPEIMGYAPYYAVKSLAEKTNTDLNTVDRFELNEAFASQSLAVCRDLNLDLDKVNVNGGAISIGHPIGASGARIMVTLIYELIHSDTKRGIASLCIGGGMGVAMMIEREEPTM; translated from the coding sequence TTGCGAGACGTAGTTATAGTCAGTGCTGCGCGCACTGCGATAGGTAAATTCGGGGGAAGCTTCTTGAAGACTTCAGCTGTAGAATTAGGAACAGCAGTGATTAAAGAAGCGATTCATCGTGCAAAGATTTCGCCGGAAGATGTTGAATACGTAGTAATGGGTAATGTCATCCAAACAGGATTAGGACAAAACCCTGCGCGACAAGCATCGGTGTTTTCTGGAATTCCCTATTCAACACCAGCCATGACAATTAATGAGATGTGCGGTTCGGGGATGAAGTCAATTCATCTTGGAATGCAATCCATTATGCTTGGTGAGAAGGATGTTGTAGTTGTGGGTGGTTTTGAAAATATGTCACAAGCACCTCATATAATAAAGAATGGTCGCTTTGGTTCGAAATTTCAAAACTTGGAAACAGAAGATACAATTCAAAAAGATGGTTTTGTTGACGCGTTTACCAATGAATTGATGGGTGTTACAGCAGAGACTGTTGCCGAACAATTTAATATATCCCGTGAGGATCAAGATGCGTTTGCATTAGAATCACAAGTGCGTGCAACACGTGCGCTTGAGGCGGGGCTCTTTAAAGATGAAATTGTTCCAGTTAATAACGGACGTGATCTTATCGATACGGATGAGTTTATCAGAACAAATTCTACGCTTGAAGGACTTCAACGTTTAAAACCAAGTTTTAAACTTGATGGAACGGTTACAGCGGGTAATGCTTCAGGAGTTAATGATGGTGCTGCTGCACTTGTATTAATGAGTCGTGAAAAGGCTGAGGCAATGAATTTAGATATTATTGCTACCATTAAAGGTTTTTCAGAAGTTGGGGTTGATCCTGAAATTATGGGTTATGCACCTTACTATGCAGTTAAATCCTTAGCAGAGAAAACAAATACAGATTTAAATACAGTTGATCGATTTGAATTAAACGAAGCATTTGCTTCACAATCGTTAGCGGTTTGTCGTGATTTAAATTTAGATTTAGATAAAGTTAATGTTAATGGGGGAGCAATCTCCATTGGACATCCAATTGGTGCATCTGGCGCCCGTATTATGGTAACTTTAATTTATGAATTAATTCATTCAGATACAAAACGTGGTATTGCTTCGTTATGTATTGGTGGCGGCATGGGTGTCGCAATGATGATTGAACGAGAAGAACCTACAATGTAG
- a CDS encoding hydroxymethylglutaryl-CoA synthase: MEIGLDKIGFYAPLTYIDMVDLAHARGIDPNKYTLGLGQDLQAVCPISQDTVTLGANAASKILSDADKKAIDLVILATESGIDQSKAGATSIHTLLGINPFARCIEIKQACYGATAGLQLAKAHIALNPSKKALVIASDISRYGLNTGGEATQGVGSVAMLVSTDPKIMTLEANASYFSDDIWDFWRPNYSDVAFVDGKYSNEQYQRLFTTVYEDYLKKTERTIDDFNALCFHIPYTKLGLKTLKLIANEETHPSLFENFKKSTHYNRQVGNIYTGSLYLSLLSLLEQGSLTAGDRIGLYSYGSGAVGEFFTGILQPNYKDHLLKTHQTDLDQRTKLTIPEYEAQFKAQLVTDGSHQILKSDASKYTLESVFEHRRYYETK; encoded by the coding sequence ATGGAAATTGGACTTGATAAAATAGGGTTTTATGCCCCATTAACGTATATAGATATGGTTGATCTTGCGCACGCACGCGGGATTGACCCAAACAAATATACGCTCGGACTTGGACAAGATCTACAAGCTGTATGTCCTATATCACAGGATACGGTTACATTAGGGGCTAATGCTGCTTCAAAAATATTGAGTGATGCGGATAAGAAAGCCATTGATCTTGTTATTTTGGCTACAGAATCTGGCATTGACCAATCAAAAGCAGGGGCAACCTCAATTCATACATTATTGGGAATTAACCCCTTTGCACGTTGTATTGAGATTAAACAAGCATGCTATGGTGCAACTGCAGGGCTTCAACTTGCGAAAGCTCATATTGCTTTAAATCCAAGTAAAAAAGCGTTGGTTATTGCAAGTGATATTTCACGATACGGTCTGAATACTGGTGGCGAAGCAACTCAAGGTGTTGGCTCGGTAGCGATGTTAGTAAGTACCGATCCAAAAATCATGACGTTGGAAGCAAACGCTTCTTATTTCTCAGATGATATTTGGGATTTCTGGAGACCGAATTACAGTGATGTGGCTTTTGTAGATGGGAAATACTCAAACGAACAATACCAACGTCTCTTCACAACAGTATATGAGGATTATCTCAAGAAAACAGAACGTACAATCGATGATTTCAATGCACTCTGTTTCCATATCCCTTATACAAAGCTTGGGTTAAAAACGCTAAAGCTCATCGCAAACGAAGAAACACATCCAAGCCTTTTTGAAAACTTTAAAAAGAGTACTCACTATAACCGTCAAGTCGGTAATATTTATACTGGATCACTCTACTTAAGTCTACTCAGTCTCCTCGAACAAGGATCCTTAACTGCAGGTGATCGTATTGGCTTATACAGTTATGGTTCTGGAGCTGTTGGAGAATTCTTCACGGGAATCTTACAACCAAATTACAAAGATCATTTACTCAAGACACATCAAACAGATCTTGATCAACGTACAAAGTTAACAATTCCTGAATATGAAGCACAGTTTAAAGCTCAACTTGTTACTGATGGAAGTCATCAAATACTCAAATCAGACGCATCGAAATATACACTTGAGTCTGTTTTCGAACATCGACGTTACTATGAAACCAAATAA
- a CDS encoding MmcQ/YjbR family DNA-binding protein, whose product MKPEKIKQVCLQNKGTVYDFKEEWNAERALVGGKMYLMMGTNKEGDPIVTVKAEPSEGARYREMYPGIITEGYYMNKVHWISIRMDKEVDETLIETLINGSYELIFKSLTKKMQTEIK is encoded by the coding sequence ATGAAACCGGAGAAAATTAAACAAGTATGTCTTCAAAACAAAGGGACTGTGTATGATTTTAAAGAAGAATGGAATGCAGAACGTGCGCTTGTCGGCGGAAAAATGTATTTGATGATGGGAACAAATAAAGAAGGCGATCCAATTGTAACGGTTAAAGCCGAGCCCAGCGAAGGTGCCCGCTATCGTGAGATGTATCCTGGAATAATCACCGAAGGTTACTATATGAATAAAGTTCATTGGATTTCAATTCGTATGGATAAGGAAGTGGACGAAACACTCATTGAAACACTTATTAATGGGTCGTATGAACTTATCTTTAAGAGTTTAACTAAGAAAATGCAGACTGAGATAAAATAA
- a CDS encoding VOC family protein, whose amino-acid sequence MKLTPNLMVTNVNESILFYQDVLNMVVYDKVETESVTIFAILGIGETTLMLEEKETLIGEYPSLKTDSINPSLTLFIKVEDVEAEYERLKSHPNLVKTLHKTFYDTWEFALTDPDGVVITLAGGPYETGEN is encoded by the coding sequence ATGAAACTAACACCCAATTTAATGGTTACAAATGTGAATGAAAGCATCCTGTTTTATCAAGATGTTTTAAACATGGTTGTTTATGATAAAGTGGAGACTGAATCGGTCACTATATTCGCAATTCTTGGTATTGGTGAAACAACGTTAATGCTTGAAGAAAAGGAAACTTTGATTGGTGAATATCCAAGTCTTAAAACAGATTCAATCAATCCTTCCTTAACACTTTTTATTAAAGTTGAAGATGTTGAAGCGGAATATGAACGGCTCAAGTCTCATCCAAATTTAGTAAAAACACTGCATAAAACATTTTATGATACATGGGAATTTGCTCTAACAGATCCTGATGGTGTGGTGATTACACTTGCAGGAGGTCCCTATGAAACCGGAGAAAATTAA
- a CDS encoding cyclic-di-AMP receptor: MKLVLAIVSNDDSSVVSNALNKENYQVTRLATTGGFLRAGNTTLIIGVDDDRVEGCLEIIGNECSKRTEVVPSTASYDIGRYASFPVEVQVGGATVFVMDVEQFHKL, from the coding sequence ATGAAATTAGTATTAGCTATTGTTTCAAATGATGACAGTTCTGTAGTTTCAAATGCATTAAATAAAGAAAACTATCAAGTAACACGTCTCGCTACAACCGGAGGATTCTTACGCGCAGGGAACACAACATTAATTATCGGTGTTGATGATGATCGCGTAGAAGGATGTTTAGAAATCATTGGTAATGAATGTAGTAAACGTACGGAAGTCGTACCATCTACAGCATCCTATGATATCGGACGTTATGCGTCATTCCCTGTGGAAGTTCAAGTTGGGGGCGCAACAGTATTTGTTATGGATGTAGAACAATTCCATAAACTTTAA
- the ychF gene encoding redox-regulated ATPase YchF: MALTAGIVGLPNVGKSTLFNAITKSQVEAANYPFATIAPNVGVVKVNDPRLDTIQKFIESKKIIPTTFEFTDIAGLVKGASKGEGLGNQFLSNIREVDAIAHVVRCFANSDIVHEHGIVGDPISDIEIIEIELMLADLQSVENRISRVGRKAKSNDKEAMAEMKLLDRAKETLENNRPLSDLNLNEDDEKLARTFHFLTIKPVIYVANIDEDSLMDIEGNEMYQKVKAYAEARSCRVIPVCAKVEEDLSSLEDDEKAAFLSDLGVQESGLDVLVRNSYEILNLRTFFTAGPQEIRAWTFVDGMKAPQCAGVIHTDFEKGFIRSETYNVEDLEAYGSEQAIKEAGKMRSEGKEYVMKDGDIVHFRFNN, translated from the coding sequence ATGGCATTAACAGCAGGAATTGTTGGATTACCAAACGTTGGGAAATCCACATTATTTAACGCAATCACGAAGTCACAGGTTGAAGCAGCAAACTATCCCTTTGCGACGATTGCACCAAACGTCGGTGTTGTAAAAGTAAACGACCCACGACTTGACACAATCCAAAAATTTATTGAGTCTAAGAAGATTATCCCTACAACTTTTGAGTTCACCGATATTGCTGGACTTGTAAAAGGCGCTTCAAAAGGTGAAGGATTAGGAAATCAATTTCTATCAAATATTCGTGAAGTAGATGCCATCGCGCATGTTGTGCGTTGTTTTGCGAACTCGGATATTGTGCATGAGCACGGTATTGTTGGAGATCCAATCTCAGATATCGAAATTATTGAAATTGAACTTATGCTTGCGGATTTACAAAGTGTGGAAAACCGAATTTCACGTGTAGGCCGAAAAGCTAAATCCAATGATAAAGAAGCAATGGCAGAAATGAAGTTATTAGATCGTGCTAAAGAAACACTTGAAAATAACCGTCCTTTAAGTGATCTAAATTTAAATGAAGATGATGAGAAACTTGCGCGTACATTCCATTTCTTAACTATTAAACCTGTTATTTATGTAGCGAATATCGATGAAGACAGTCTTATGGATATTGAGGGTAATGAAATGTACCAAAAAGTAAAAGCTTATGCGGAAGCACGTTCATGTCGTGTAATTCCTGTATGTGCGAAAGTCGAAGAAGATTTATCAAGTCTTGAAGATGATGAAAAAGCAGCATTCTTATCCGACTTAGGTGTGCAAGAGAGTGGTTTAGATGTCTTAGTTCGAAATAGCTATGAAATCTTAAACTTACGTACATTCTTTACGGCAGGTCCTCAAGAAATTCGTGCTTGGACCTTTGTGGATGGTATGAAAGCGCCGCAATGTGCTGGTGTGATTCATACAGACTTTGAAAAAGGATTTATTCGTTCTGAAACTTATAATGTGGAAGATTTAGAAGCATACGGAAGCGAACAAGCAATTAAAGAAGCAGGAAAAATGCGTTCTGAAGGTAAAGAATACGTCATGAAAGATGGCGATATTGTACACTTTAGATTTAATAATTAG
- a CDS encoding DUF951 domain-containing protein — protein sequence MIDKTYGLGDIVQMKKDHPCKKSQYFKITRMGADIKIKCEGCGSVIMLTRQDFEKKLKKVIERNEEL from the coding sequence ATGATTGATAAAACATATGGTTTAGGTGATATTGTACAAATGAAAAAAGATCATCCATGCAAAAAATCACAGTATTTTAAAATTACACGTATGGGTGCAGATATTAAAATTAAGTGCGAAGGGTGTGGGTCGGTCATTATGCTCACACGCCAAGATTTTGAAAAAAAATTAAAAAAAGTAATCGAAAGAAACGAGGAATTATAG
- a CDS encoding bifunctional 5,10-methylenetetrahydrofolate dehydrogenase/5,10-methenyltetrahydrofolate cyclohydrolase, producing the protein MTTILDGLAVSKAIRASLKEETDALLKQDKRAPSLTVVIVGNDPASQTYVNSKVKQCKSVGFSSQAISCEEDTTQEALLEIIHTLNHDEHVDGILVQLPLPKHIDENVIIEAIDPKKDVDGLHPLNVGYLELNRPGFVSCTPKGIVRLLDWYNVEIEGKRALVIGRSRLVGKPVSTLLTQKNATVTLAHSKTKNLEELVRSNDIIVVAMGKPEAIPSSWISDQHVLVDVGIHRVDGNLRGDVDRHAYEIAAYATPVPKGVGPMTIASLLENTMIAYKLKECQHD; encoded by the coding sequence ATGACAACAATACTTGATGGATTAGCTGTTTCAAAAGCAATTCGTGCTTCATTAAAAGAAGAAACGGATGCACTTCTTAAACAGGATAAGCGTGCACCTTCACTGACCGTTGTGATTGTCGGTAATGACCCTGCATCACAAACCTATGTGAATTCTAAAGTAAAACAGTGTAAGTCTGTAGGTTTTTCTTCGCAGGCTATTTCGTGTGAAGAAGATACAACCCAAGAAGCACTTTTAGAAATCATTCACACATTAAATCACGATGAACATGTGGATGGTATTTTGGTACAGTTGCCGTTACCGAAACATATTGATGAGAATGTTATTATTGAAGCTATTGATCCCAAAAAAGATGTAGATGGATTACACCCATTGAATGTTGGATATTTGGAATTAAATCGTCCAGGATTTGTTTCGTGTACGCCTAAAGGGATTGTACGATTATTAGATTGGTATAATGTGGAGATTGAAGGTAAACGTGCATTAGTGATCGGACGAAGTCGTCTTGTAGGTAAGCCAGTTTCAACGCTTTTGACCCAAAAAAATGCGACGGTAACGTTAGCACACTCAAAAACAAAAAACTTAGAGGAACTTGTTCGATCTAATGATATAATTGTGGTTGCCATGGGTAAACCCGAAGCAATTCCATCTTCATGGATTTCAGATCAACACGTACTTGTTGATGTAGGGATTCATCGCGTAGATGGGAATCTAAGAGGTGACGTAGATCGTCACGCTTATGAGATTGCAGCTTATGCGACGCCAGTTCCTAAAGGCGTAGGCCCGATGACAATAGCCAGTTTACTGGAAAATACAATGATTGCATATAAACTTAAGGAGTGTCAGCATGATTGA
- the dtd gene encoding D-aminoacyl-tRNA deacylase, producing the protein MKIVIQKVKEAKVIVEQEVVGEIKQGYMLLVGMETGDTDADIKKAVDKIASIRLFDDADGKINLSIQDVGGAILSISQFTLAADCRKGNRPSFSNAMEPTQANTMFEAFNVGLRNHGIDVETGIFQTHMNVVLDNDGPITIVLNIKDGKVI; encoded by the coding sequence ATGAAAATCGTTATACAAAAAGTTAAAGAGGCAAAGGTCATCGTTGAGCAAGAAGTAGTAGGAGAAATTAAACAAGGTTATATGCTTCTTGTTGGTATGGAAACAGGTGATACGGACGCCGATATCAAAAAAGCAGTAGATAAAATAGCGTCAATCCGTTTATTTGATGATGCAGATGGAAAGATTAATCTAAGTATTCAAGATGTTGGCGGAGCGATTCTTTCGATCTCTCAGTTCACATTAGCTGCGGATTGTCGTAAAGGGAATCGACCAAGTTTCAGTAATGCAATGGAACCAACTCAAGCAAATACGATGTTTGAGGCATTTAATGTGGGATTAAGAAATCATGGCATTGATGTTGAAACGGGGATTTTTCAAACACATATGAATGTTGTTTTGGATAATGATGGACCAATCACCATCGTGCTTAATATTAAAGATGGTAAGGTAATTTAA
- a CDS encoding replication-associated recombination protein A, producing MNKPLAFRVRPETIDDIIGQEHLLGENQILRNVVESGNLHSMIFFGPPGTGKTTTAMAIANSLKRPYRLFNAVTDNKKKLDALFLEAEMSSGLVVIIDEVHRLNKDKQDILLPHVESGLITMIGATTANPYFSINPAIRSRVHLFEFKPLSYNNIVSILKRAYAVFENNQVIQEDVLESIASSCNGDARYALNALDLLVQSTRDDIITEKHLEKLSLSVNISMDKDSDNHYDALSAFQKSIRGSDVQAALYYLAKLIHVGDMDSIERRLIAIAYEDIGLANPALCARVVTAIDAAKRIGFPEAKLPLSVVVIECALSPKSKAGEHGIDAALKTVRETAHQVPQYLRLNAVGVDDKDMYDYDRNDLWHKIQYLPDELRNEEFYRPQNLNSAEKTYASNYEQLKKVQRTNNLRKLKEKKKP from the coding sequence ATGAACAAACCATTAGCATTCCGAGTAAGACCTGAAACGATTGATGATATCATCGGACAAGAACATTTACTTGGTGAAAATCAAATTTTACGTAATGTCGTGGAAAGCGGTAATCTTCATTCCATGATATTTTTCGGACCTCCCGGTACGGGAAAAACAACAACAGCGATGGCCATCGCCAATTCGTTAAAAAGACCGTATCGTCTTTTTAATGCGGTTACGGATAATAAAAAGAAACTTGATGCGCTTTTTCTTGAAGCAGAGATGAGCAGTGGCCTTGTTGTGATTATTGATGAAGTGCATCGCTTAAATAAAGATAAGCAAGATATTTTGTTACCACATGTGGAAAGTGGACTAATCACAATGATTGGTGCAACGACTGCAAATCCTTATTTTTCGATTAATCCCGCAATTCGATCACGGGTACATTTATTTGAATTTAAACCGCTCTCTTATAATAATATTGTGTCCATACTTAAGCGTGCTTATGCTGTATTTGAAAATAATCAAGTCATTCAAGAAGATGTGCTAGAGTCCATCGCTTCAAGTTGTAATGGTGATGCTCGTTATGCACTTAATGCACTTGACCTACTCGTACAGTCCACTCGTGATGACATCATCACAGAAAAGCATCTTGAAAAACTAAGTCTCTCTGTTAATATTTCCATGGATAAAGACAGTGACAATCATTATGATGCCCTCAGTGCATTCCAAAAGTCAATTCGTGGAAGTGATGTGCAAGCAGCACTCTATTATCTTGCGAAATTAATTCATGTGGGCGATATGGATTCCATTGAACGCAGACTTATTGCGATTGCCTACGAAGATATCGGACTTGCGAATCCCGCACTATGTGCCCGTGTTGTTACCGCAATTGATGCTGCAAAACGTATTGGATTTCCAGAAGCCAAACTACCATTAAGTGTCGTTGTAATTGAGTGTGCACTTTCTCCGAAATCGAAAGCAGGAGAACATGGTATTGATGCGGCTTTAAAAACTGTACGTGAAACAGCACACCAAGTACCACAGTATCTTCGGTTAAATGCTGTCGGTGTTGATGACAAAGATATGTATGATTATGACCGCAATGATTTATGGCATAAAATCCAATACTTACCTGATGAACTTAGAAACGAAGAATTCTATCGTCCTCAAAATCTAAATTCCGCAGAAAAAACCTACGCTTCAAATTATGAACAACTTAAAAAAGTTCAACGTACTAATAACTTAAGAAAACTCAAAGAAAAAAAGAAACCGTAG
- a CDS encoding YhdH/YhfP family quinone oxidoreductase, protein MEYKALVLNTDQDKVIPEVKILNTDDLNHDVLIKVSYASVNYKDGLAMRPKTRVVGEYPTVVGIDFTGTIVESNVDKFHIGDEVIVTSHDILKYQTGGFAEYASVPASEVTLLPESLSLKTAAIIGTAGYTAALSVYRMMQQTNPMKRDPVLVLGASGGVGSVACAILDRLGYPVTAVSRKKEIARDYFDTLNVKEVLHPDELTAESLKPLGKMMWTAVIDPIGGKYSSYLLPHLNYEGVYLLSGNTAGAKFETTVFPFILRGIQVIGIDSVNNNLKDVLWGLIATDYKPRNIHALCDREISLEDVPQALEDILEGKMMGRTIVKL, encoded by the coding sequence ATGGAATATAAAGCGCTCGTTTTAAATACCGATCAGGATAAAGTCATACCAGAAGTAAAAATACTCAATACGGATGACCTAAATCATGACGTTTTAATCAAGGTCTCTTACGCCAGTGTTAACTATAAAGACGGACTTGCGATGAGACCCAAGACACGCGTTGTGGGAGAATATCCTACCGTTGTCGGTATTGATTTCACTGGTACGATCGTTGAATCGAATGTGGATAAATTTCATATTGGTGATGAAGTTATTGTAACCAGTCATGATATCTTGAAATATCAAACGGGTGGTTTTGCGGAATATGCTTCAGTTCCTGCTTCAGAAGTGACATTACTTCCGGAATCACTCAGTTTAAAAACTGCCGCAATTATTGGGACAGCCGGATATACTGCTGCACTTTCTGTTTATCGTATGATGCAACAAACAAATCCAATGAAACGTGATCCCGTATTGGTTTTAGGGGCAAGCGGTGGTGTTGGATCTGTTGCATGTGCAATTTTGGATCGGCTTGGATACCCAGTTACAGCAGTGAGTCGTAAAAAAGAAATCGCCCGTGATTATTTTGACACTTTGAATGTAAAAGAAGTTCTGCATCCAGATGAATTGACTGCGGAATCGCTCAAACCACTTGGAAAAATGATGTGGACTGCAGTTATTGATCCAATTGGGGGTAAATACAGCTCCTATCTCTTACCACATCTCAATTACGAAGGTGTTTATTTACTAAGTGGTAACACAGCGGGAGCTAAATTTGAAACCACAGTATTTCCATTTATCTTACGGGGAATCCAAGTGATCGGGATTGATTCGGTGAATAATAATCTCAAAGACGTACTGTGGGGATTAATTGCGACAGATTATAAACCTCGAAATATTCATGCACTTTGTGATCGTGAGATAAGTTTAGAAGATGTACCTCAAGCACTTGAAGATATCCTTGAAGGTAAAATGATGGGACGAACTATTGTGAAATTGTAA
- a CDS encoding DEAD/DEAH box helicase translates to MTFKELELEEEIVRAVTEKGYEEPTDIQSQAIPILLGNHDLLAQSQTGTGKTAAFGLPMLSLTQPGDKKRTNSLILCPTRELCMQVAEEMRSFSKYKQGVNIACVYGGSPIDKQIRDLKRGADIVVATPGRLMDHIRRKTIRLDDCRHIVLDEADEMLNMGFIEDIEEIFSFLPEERQFAFFSATMPKEIVKLSEKFLVEPERITLSRNNLTVSRIKQIYYTVESRDKVDLTIQLLQLHKTSGTMIFCNTKKMVDELTTQLNKAGFPALGLHGDMKQEMRSMVMSRFKKGMVSVLIATDVAARGIDVDSMDVVINYDIPQELEYYVHRIGRTGRAGKEGLAITLVSRRQRYAIKQIERLSNSTIVETPLPTKEQLNDLMVDQLAREIRKWNDHEQGKLFNIAYEGLRNENFTQEEIIVAFINKMISESNLEAIKVSKQKDVKNKGEISRIGLSVGDRDGIAAAHLVSAIATASGIRGKDIGRIKIDDNESTVEVPREFAQDIINKLSDTKINSKDVTVTMVDEFAQPTPRGGRNGRGGRDSRRGGGNDRRRDGGGRRDGGRRDGGGRRDGAKRSSDQGRRSNKG, encoded by the coding sequence ATGACATTTAAAGAACTAGAATTAGAAGAAGAAATCGTAAGAGCAGTAACCGAGAAAGGTTATGAAGAGCCAACTGATATACAATCACAGGCAATTCCAATATTGCTTGGTAATCATGACTTATTAGCTCAATCTCAAACAGGTACAGGTAAAACTGCGGCGTTTGGGTTACCAATGCTAAGTTTGACTCAACCTGGAGATAAGAAACGAACAAATTCGTTAATCCTATGTCCTACACGTGAGTTATGTATGCAAGTGGCTGAAGAAATGAGAAGTTTCTCGAAGTATAAACAAGGCGTTAATATCGCATGTGTATACGGTGGTAGCCCTATTGATAAACAAATTAGAGACCTTAAACGTGGTGCAGACATTGTAGTCGCAACACCGGGTCGTTTAATGGATCATATTCGACGTAAGACAATCCGTTTAGATGATTGCCGTCATATTGTCTTGGATGAAGCTGATGAAATGCTAAATATGGGATTTATTGAGGATATTGAAGAAATTTTTTCATTCCTTCCTGAAGAACGCCAATTCGCATTCTTCTCAGCAACAATGCCTAAGGAAATCGTTAAATTAAGCGAGAAATTTTTGGTTGAACCAGAAAGAATCACACTATCTCGTAACAATCTAACTGTTTCTCGTATTAAACAAATCTATTACACTGTTGAATCAAGAGATAAAGTTGATTTAACAATTCAATTATTACAATTGCATAAAACAAGTGGAACAATGATATTCTGTAATACCAAAAAGATGGTTGATGAACTTACAACGCAATTAAATAAAGCGGGTTTCCCTGCTTTAGGGTTACATGGAGACATGAAACAAGAAATGCGTTCAATGGTAATGAGCCGCTTTAAAAAAGGTATGGTTTCTGTGTTAATTGCAACGGATGTTGCAGCACGTGGAATCGATGTTGACAGTATGGATGTAGTTATTAACTACGATATACCTCAAGAATTAGAATATTATGTACACCGTATTGGACGTACAGGTCGTGCTGGTAAAGAAGGTCTTGCGATCACTTTAGTATCACGTAGACAACGTTATGCAATTAAGCAAATCGAACGTTTATCAAATTCAACTATTGTTGAAACACCACTACCAACTAAGGAGCAATTAAACGACTTAATGGTAGATCAACTTGCTCGTGAAATCCGTAAATGGAATGATCATGAACAAGGTAAACTCTTTAATATCGCGTATGAAGGTCTTCGTAATGAGAACTTTACACAGGAAGAAATTATTGTTGCTTTCATTAATAAGATGATTAGTGAATCAAACTTAGAAGCAATCAAAGTTTCAAAACAAAAAGATGTTAAGAATAAAGGTGAAATATCACGTATTGGACTATCAGTTGGAGACCGTGATGGTATCGCTGCAGCTCACCTTGTAAGTGCAATTGCAACTGCAAGTGGAATTCGCGGAAAAGATATCGGACGTATCAAAATTGATGACAATGAAAGTACCGTGGAAGTTCCTCGTGAATTTGCACAAGATATTATTAATAAATTATCAGACACAAAAATTAATAGTAAAGATGTGACCGTTACTATGGTTGATGAATTTGCACAACCAACACCACGTGGTGGACGTAACGGACGCGGAGGACGTGACTCACGTCGTGGCGGTGGAAACGATCGTCGCCGTGATGGTGGTGGTCGTCGTGACGGAGGTCGCCGTGATGGTGGTGGACGTCGTGATGGCGCAAAACGTTCAAGCGATCAAGGTCGTCGTAGCAACAAAGGATAG